One genomic window of Roseobacter ponti includes the following:
- a CDS encoding cytochrome C oxidase assembly protein: MALRPEHEIHTRRRGRNVGVGLMLAGFVVLVLALTFTKVTNGAFELPRAEELTQ, from the coding sequence ATGGCGTTGCGTCCCGAACACGAGATACACACACGCCGCCGCGGACGTAATGTCGGCGTCGGGCTGATGCTTGCAGGTTTTGTGGTGCTGGTGCTGGCGCTGACCTTCACCAAGGTCACCAACGGCGCATTTGAGCTGCCCCGCGCAGAGGAGCTGACACAGTAA